A window from Mya arenaria isolate MELC-2E11 chromosome 9, ASM2691426v1 encodes these proteins:
- the LOC128203789 gene encoding uncharacterized protein LOC128203789, translating to MEYLDVLKFDTVMKAMRGLCLVKMLKASNLLRECKIEKLVFFFLSIFIDDDALCPLTPMHVNCKRTQAQEKVSIDLKMNIISVIENALKQYKRALDLYVYCFSIVNCFKESLIEHFRTLSISRLKFDRVFLRRNYLNVTQIRLTNGASESCRIHLISLRNYENYILVSSFKQLQRSPAIKRTSTTTQLIDIVSPFYIIFHPAYNYVYMVISDIYLLCICATYIHNDLKMCAYYVLLCHHIVLCSLMRSYYVIMESRIKYTLRNNDISTYSVSSLRRKIWLPLEQLQYNRTYTIFPAFAPMMSIVDRLAKREKVHPKESMRYEMMRFLTLRSYPSDGKPSVLKFAKAGFYYAANKDEVICYCCAKRISNWKPDDDPYQAHKRITPNCSFIVNNGEVNVPVSSDTGSYSNDVLQKIITDLDKNNNVWRFDPENSGSERENDIETDDDEVNEDQNNGTSLVSQNYIKTTPERNYNVIDTVTRSKDSGYVSLPTDPTNTSVSLDEDCFRPEPQGVFASMAPISEYRRLDPTSQTGIVLPLKDLHTQIKTIHTTAYQPTQDDPPRQRKSNRISRRRTRRQRQSSTPSDPSGMAIRTETSGRTSSSHQQSSVPANTATNKTAQHLKIPKHPNFSTISSRIASFNQCPELHVMPRTLAEAGFYYAGIGDCTRCFWCGIGLRHWSREDDPWTEHARFSLECDHVIINKGQEFINLVKLALDLTEEKDGGMQAQAQETPAETQETERPQDDLEDLMTSEAAQSVREMGYTDDIIKNAIREVMNSMGKEKVNGMYILEEILRIEDTQAINTKASPKISSTVPHETKPSTPTPKNGSAKHSNQFQPHTSAQALQSKVVSAGSDKKSAEHRQKRRLKNENKALKESTICSSCSKKEVCIVFLPCGHLISCEQCGSSVRTCMTCGQRVRGTVRTYRA from the exons AACGCTTTGAAACAATATAAGCGTGCACTAGATTTATACGTTTATTGTTTCAGCattgtaaactgttttaaagaGTCTTTAATTGAACATTTTAGAACTCTCAGCATTTCTCGACTTAAATTTGATCGTGTTTTTCTAAGAAGAAACTATTTGAATGTCACCCAAATCAGGCTGACAAATGGGGCTTCTGAATCGTGTCGGAttcatttgatatcattgagaaattatgaaaattacattttagTTTCATCTTTCAAACAACTACAGCGTTCGCCTGCCATTAAAAGAACTTCAACAACAACACAGCTGATAGATATAGTGTCACCATTCTACATAATTTTCCATCCAGCTTATAACTATGTGTATATGGTCATATCCGATATCTACCTACTGTGTATATGTGCTACTTACATTCacaatgatttgaaaatgtgtgCATATTATGTGTTATTGTGTCATCATATTGTATTATGTAGTCTAATGCGAAGTTATTATGTAATAATGGAATCGAGGATAAAATACACTTTGAGAAACAATGATATATCGACATATTCAGTGTCAAGTCTGCGGAGGAAGATATGGCTTCCACTTGAACAATTGCAATACAACCGAACGTACACAATATTTCCAGCATTTGCACCCATGATGTCAATAGTTGACAGACTCGCAAAAAGGGAAAAGGTCCATCCAAAAGAGAGTATGCGATACGAAATGATGCGATTTCTTACTTTGCGTTCATACCCAAGCGATGGCAAACCGTCAGTACTCAAATTCGCGAAAGCAGGTTTCTACTATGCTGCAAACAAAGACGAAGTAATATGCTATTGTTGCGCTAAACGCATTTCGAACTGGAAACCTGACGATGACCCATATCAGGCTCACAAAAGAATTACACCGAATTGCAGCTTCATTGTGAACAATGGAGAGGTAAACGTCCCTGTCTCAAGCGATACGGGCTCGTATTCAAACGATGTTCTACAGAAAATCATCACCGACCTAGATAAGAATAACAATGTTTGGAGATTCGATCCTGAAAACTCTGGAAGTGAAAGGGAAAACGATATTGAAACTGATGACGACGAAGTAAACGAGGACCAAAACAATGGGACATCGTTAGTATCTCAGAACTACATAAAAACAACACCAGAACGGAACTACAATGTGATAGATACTGTAACCCGGTCTAAGGACAGTGGTTATGTCAGTCTACCTACAGATCCTACAAATACATCTGTAAGTCTTGATGAGGATTGTTTCAGGCCGGAACCACAGGGCGTATTTGCATCAATGGCTCCCATATCAGAGTATAGAAGATTAGACCCAACTTCTCAAACTGGAATTGTTCTACCACTAAAGGACTTGCATACTCAAATCAAAACCATCCATACTACTGCCTACCAACCAACACAAGACGACCCACCACGACAGAGAAAATCAAATA GGATATCACGGAGACGAACACGACGTCAACGTCAATCTTCAACACCATCTGATCCCTCTGGAATGGCAATACGTACTGAAACATCTGGCAGAACTTCTTCCTCGCATCAGCAGAGTTCTGTACCTGCAAATACAGCCACAAACAAAACTGCGCAACATCTGAAAATCCCAAAGCATCCCAACTTTTCGACAATTTCTTCAAGAATAGCGAGTTTCAATCAGTGCCCAGAACTCCATGTCATGCCAAGAACCCTAGCAGAAGCTGGCTTTTATTACGCCGGGATCGGGGATTGTACAAGATGTTTTTGGTGCGGCATAG GTCTCCGGCATTGGTCACGCGAAGACGACCCATGGACCGAACATGCGCGATTTTCGTTGGAATGTGATCACGTGATCATTAACAAAGGTCAAGAGTTCATTAACTTGGTTAAACTGGCGCTAGACCTGACAGAAGAAAAG GATGGCGGTATGCAAGCCCAAGCGCAAGAGACTCCAGCGGAAACACAAG AAACCGAAAGGCCACAGGACGACTTAGAAGACCTAATGACATCGGAAGCTGCCCAAAGTGTCAGAGAAATGGGATACACGGATGATATAATCAAAAATGCAATTCGTGAGGTGATGAATTCTATGG GAAAAGAAAAAGTCAACGGAATGTACATTCTGGAAGAAATACTTCGAATTGAAGATACGCAGGCCATCAACACAAAAGCCTCCCCAAAAATCAGCTCAACAGTACCGCATGAAACGAAACCAAGTACACCTACGCCGAAGAATGGAAGTGCGAAACATAGCAACCAGTTTCAACCACACACAAGCGCCCAGGCATTGCAGTCTAAAGTTGTTTCAGCTGGTTCGGACA AAAAATCAGCTGAACATCGACAGAAGCGGCGATTGAAGAATGAAAATAAGGCTCTCAAAGAAAGCACCATTTGCTCGTCATGCTCAAAAAAGGAAGTCTGTATTGTATTCCTACCTTGCGGACATTTAATTTCCTGCGAACAATGCGGAAGCTCTGTAAGGACATGCATGACATGTGGTCAAAGAGTTCGCGGTACGGTGCGTACTTATCGTGCTTAA